One region of Podospora bellae-mahoneyi strain CBS 112042 chromosome 1 map unlocalized CBS112042p_1.2, whole genome shotgun sequence genomic DNA includes:
- a CDS encoding uncharacterized protein (EggNog:ENOG503P0P0) — MPPSTTPKRQTRSSHSSTSQESRNRRSNDSYGSNSTAPTSLYTSPRPSGLKRSPASTGSSGTSRSYDYQNDVSPTTSLDSRSSVETYASTTASSEDIATLDDKSLDYEYNSIPPLPVYRRELVEPNVRPSTPQDFAKLFPSLNRLTIRHDEFTSDGNMNLRIDTVVTGRRRTAIQLFHLRMYDLAKREFSLRRYSRDSGREVCNSKRKYTEPGAPSRPQSRDHDERPTLKRSMSTAIKNLGGGKPALRRAKSGMAALGRPGTGYSSSDADDEIFHDRSNLSRLSLDHHKAQRPQPTNTIKLEFSNYARVDVHRRGSKNNKRYEFEWWGHKYSWKRHFDKQLNSVSFHLIRDGNSSAPVAHIVPETRSPSQVLADENAGGWVPPCFMWIADETIVDAITDVADVIMSTGLMALVDDCIKERWQTKKVHHIPVPLIHKTVSFENINPRAIMQSIFGRRHSHSSDRPPSAPSSPLRFANPVPVY; from the exons ATGCCTCCTTCTACTACCCCCAAAAGGCAAACACGCTCAAGtcactcctccaccagccagGAATCTCGAAATAGGAGGAGTAACGACTCATATGGCTCTAACTCAACTGCGCCCACCTCCCTCTACACCTCGCCCCGTCCCTCTGGCTTGAAGCGCTCCCCCGCATCAACAGGAAGCAGTGGTACGTCCAGGAGTTACGACTACCAAAACGATGTCAGCCCTACCACTTCCCTCGACTCGCGCTCCTCCGTCGAGACATATGCCTCGACGACAGCTTCATCTGAGGATATTGCCACCCTGGACGACAAGTCGTTGGACTACGAGTACAACAGCATCCCGCCGCTTCCCGTGTACCGCCGCGAGCTTGTCGAGCCCAATGTCCgcccttcaaccccccaagaCTTCGCCAAACTCTTCCCCTCGCTCAACCGCCTGACAATTCGCCATGATGAGTTTACTTCCGACGGAAACATGAACTTGCGGATCGACACAGTGGTGACGGGACGGAGGAGAACGGCCATCCAGCTCTTCCATCTTCGCATGTACGATCTGGCCAAGCGGGAATTCTCGCTTCGTCGGTACTCGAGGGATTCTGGTCGCGAGGTTTGCAACTCGAAGCGCAAGTACACTGAGCCGGGCGCTCCTTCGAGGCCCCAATCCAGGGATCACGATGAGAGGCCAACGCTGAAGCGCTCCATGTCGACCGCGATCAAGAacttgggtggtggaaagccGGCTCTTCGCCGCGCGAAGTCGGGCATGGCAGCCTTGGGCCGCCCTGGCACGGGCTACTCATCTTCTGATGCGGATGATGAGATCTTCCACGATCGGAGCAACTTGTCTCGTCTGTCACTCGATCATCACAAGGCCCAGAGGCCGCAGCCTACCAACACTATCAAGCTTGAGTTCAGTAACTATGCCCGTGTGGATGTGCATCGTCGGGGcagcaagaacaacaagCGCTACGAATTTGAGTGGTGGGGCCACAAGTACAGCTGGAAGCGTCACTTTGACAAGCAGCTGAACTCAGTGTCCTTCCACTTGATCCGAGACGGGAACTCCAGCGCGCCGGTCGCGCATATCGTTCCCGAGACAAGGTCTCCCAGCCAGGTGCTCGCTGACGAGAACGCTGGTGGCTGGGTGCCTCCTTGCTTCATGTGGATCGCCGATGAGACCATCGTGGATGCCATCACTGATGTTGCCGA TGTCATTATGTCTACCGGGCTCATGGCTCTCGTGGATGACTGCATCAAGGAGCGATGGCAGACCAAGAAGGTCCATCACATTCCCGTTCCCTTGATTCACAAGACGGTCAGCTTTGAGAACATCAACCCCAGGGCTATCATGCAGAGCATTTTCGGCCGGCGGCACTCCCACTCAAGTGACCGCCCGCCCTCGGCACCATCGAGCCCTCTGCGATTCGCGAATCCCGTGCCGGTCTACTAG
- the RLR1 gene encoding THO2 plays a role in transcriptional elongation (EggNog:ENOG503NW2W; BUSCO:EOG092605VL; COG:K): MMGPQRKRKDRVPPDSGSSRPSPHRPQDTSLGQHDRSFDGSNRNNRAGAGGGGGGNRNLRRDNRRDSSQSHIAPPPSSSAPASISPTMARPSSASSQTPLPPLTTTVTPTPAPQSAPPSPILVDEDYTIVTDDCISRWSKGARQQIIEHGVQSREDEDLTEVASIFQELVWSVNTGRLRGVDAGGVVREILGPEPSEEEREAGAFDPHTLFLDTVGSYSDTQTDSVRQQFQDFMMASGVSLSLMRVDLDPSVLAPLELVRDTFFRMSIRTSTNLLYRQASYNLLREETEGFSKLVTEIFTTCSNEPASSEVVQDTFNKVMGLIGTFDLNPGRVLDITLDVFAAILVKQFRFFIKFLRFSSWWPRSQLTLPTDTYVGGLPLWAHPDHESPFNSEEEDAMAAAQRLQRDIAFWERARQVKLDAFFELGGRQLTAADEERLANGTAAKNAESEIEQEWIRITRTLPPCGNRDAAQMLGFKLRFYTSDARDPEDTLPANLLYLTALLIKVGFISLTDIWNFIWPRDEEMEETRAEKMKELEEKERANRPGAAKNALMMAGALPDEGPSGQPINSSRRDAASNKADTEMKGADSTEDKPKLPKPQDQKLHLLHCLLIIGALPEALFMIGRHDWVLEADPETVTLLHRILRHSIDVVYNQSRPTAAASTDCPPKAMPDMDQSGVTKGSIRVSTAPPKRPLKWPHVDKNDHDGSNYRFYWDEWADNVPVCQTVDDLFTLFDTLMNVVGVNIGLDADLMAKLSSIGTKSLADDQSPENVSRWLDILKRLLVPALSLGETNTSVADSVWNLLKQYPISIRYNIYAEWYQGSISRLEPIRKAFAKTRLETLSILKRLSLTNIPEMAKSLAKIAYPSPGIVCKVSLSQIESYSNFIEAFVECTKYFTDLGYDVLVWSVLSSLGGQQRSRTQEDSVLLTSRWLQALSKFSGRVFQRYANVDSSPILRYVHNQLLQGNSTDLVILKELVVSMGGVVSDLDFTDAQLHAMTGGELLRRETLINLGDKRAASTRSAERLMRALTSSKLAGQLLINIAQYRQNAIYAEEGGARIKYLATVVDDTHQILLQYLDLLKSNLDAVTFNNLVPDILQLMRDFGLEANLAFLIRRSSIRWEVKGTANSTELAKVAADGDGDVAMDAADENGASGSDGAENGSPKPPENRVPESLAEALAPLIEEIPSVLPQQDWRYISPSFYVFFWSLHLGNLLFPQESYQVENSRLIKQAEEVMRDRTDMTRHGMNKKTQKRNEILDRQKLLLKEMNEGLTRFSKARVHLGRQVDSWFPAPITKADAASDALLEECILPRLHLSPLDAEFCFRLVKFLHEFSTSNFKLMSLYDRLFNHNRLRAIIFTCTVREAEHVGRFLKLILGDLSKWHGDKNAYEKEALGLKEVSKTRQYLGFATAFDADGKPTEFVEHDAFKDLLFKWHKELNTALRSCLNGMEWMHIRNAITVLKSVIDYFPAINFMADKFLEQLKTITEREAASKNASESEMGHRVDLSVTAQTAYSELQKRKSKWILVQAFRPGAKGDSTPTPGLRGSATEFKPAGSRAHQAEVEDGEVTKDGAGKKKSDSRARDEKHILPKPPPPREPLRESNGPGQRVGPANGPSGKPNSSRSNPTGPASSGGRPERHERHERPERPEPPKFSTLPPVGHGLPNKPDLPARPEPAFSRGANDRFGATRHDRREPPARDARDFSRDSRDSRDSRELREARDSRDAHPAHPPLPSHPSHARDARDPRDPHGPREARDFRAPEVPRSERPRDFSSDRRATDAGPRDPARASERDWSTRSELPPRWNEHGAPADRDARGPRDRAPHASGRHDPRGPREPPVGQSPQTSSASNASQDPPTHPDRARAIADADRPDIINPARAALINDSRDAPPRSGHRDQLRDRPGRTESPRRTDHSAANAAQPDNSRDERHGRHRHSDHHNTSREGRPDSLPSHPRQDRTQDHGSSHSRPDRNTDHTQPHGRQDRNIENVPSQPRQDRNIDNAPSQPRSDRNAERDDRTAGSRDASFGGPPRSDPDHGRLNQQDPNYGRLQPIQSVVDMPTGAPPSGPRGRGGRNTNRMGPANGVSMRPDTRPSVPESVRPASPERQVPTGPAAGRQRQQQRGNQFEKTNSPTVPTAPAAGVHPDRMRHINNQQAPSAPSPPPGPPTGPSGIHPDRLNQISGTPSGTASHSRPPINTPDRPSMSAPNTGSRQAPPPLNTDFATPTGPAASNDRMRSGGRQLRNIQNMIDKTSMENNRGPGLRMSRSRPNLAGSDAQILAGSSPVTTPVQERPEPFPRDSGRRDVNVDRAPAAPVPIQVVGDSRSNGDDYGSSRNEHDRSRREHRSDRSNRPSRTSSRERNSDRDRDAKEPRDYNHRRSGVSSSGVPSAGRDDRDPNAPRRSGRESLPGGGGRDMPPAGPREPTHRGSNRSDGNAGPRSDAVQPGRNDGHGGGGQDYGSGRTGPPRGGMPQPRDSRGPPRQPSDQHGDGRNGGNDRKRRSEGLDSGNHQDKRPRRS, translated from the exons ATGATGGGCCcgcagaggaagagaaaagatCGGGTCCCACCAGACTCGGGGTCATCTAGACCTTCCCCGCATCGTCCTCAGGATACCTCACTAGGGCAGCACGACCGAAGCTTTGATGGGAGCAACCGCAACAATCGGGCAGGAGcaggtggcggcggtggtgggaacAGAAACCTCCGGAGAGATAATCGTCGCGACTCCTCTCAATCTCATATtgcgcctcctccatcatcaagcGCTCCGGCTTCAATATCTCCAACCATGGCTCGACCATCGAGTGCCTCTTCGCAAACCCCTCTGCCTCCTTTGACGACAACCGTcaccccaacaccagcaccccagTCAgcacccccatctcccattctggttgatgaggattATACCATCGTCACCGACGACTGCATTAGCAGATGGAGCAAGGGCGCCCGCCAACAGATCATCGAGCATGGTGTCCAATCTcgcgaggacgaggatctTACCGAGGTCGCTTCCATCTTCCAGGAGCTTGTCTGGTCAGTCAACACCGGCAGGCTACGCGGCGTCGACGCTGGCGGTGTCGTGAGGGAAATCCTGGGGCCTGAGCcgtcggaggaggagcgcgaAGCTGGGGCTTTCGACCCGCATACTTTGTTCTTGGACACAGTTGGCAGTTATTCCGACACCCAGACGGACTCCGTACGACAGCAGTTTCAGGATTTCATGATGGCTAGCGGGGTCTCTCTGTCCCTTATGCGCGTCGATCTTGACCCTTCAGTTCTGGCGCCTCTCGAGCTGGTTCGCGACACCTTTTTTAGAATGAGTATTCGCACCTCCACCAATTTGCTCTACCGCCAGGCAAGTTACAACCTGTTGCGTGAGGAAACCGAGGGCTTCTCCAAGCTAGTGACGGAAATCTTCACCACGTGTTCCAACGAGCCGGCCTCTTCGGAGGTTGTACAGGATACTTTTAACAAGGTTATGGGCCTTATTGGGACCTTCGATCTGAATCCCGGCCGAGTTCTTGACATTACATTGGATGTGTTTGCCGCCATTCTCGTCAAGCAGTTCCGTTTCTTCATCAAGTTTCTTCGCTTCAGCTCTTGGTGGCCGCGAAGCCAACTCACATTGCCAACTGATACCTACGTTGGCGGGCTTCCATTATGGGCCCACCCAGATCACGAGAGTCCATTTAacagtgaggaggaggatgcgatGGCGGCGGCCCAGCGTTTGCAACGAGATATCGCCTTCTGGGAGAGGGCCCGCCAAGTCAAACTCGACGCCTTCTTTGAACTGGGTGGTAGACAGCTTACTGCTGCCGACGAAGAACGACTGGCGAACGGCACTGCTGCAAAGAACGCAGAATCCGAGATTGAGCAGGAGTGGATTAGGATCACCAGAACACTTCCGCCTTGCGGTAACCGCGACGCCGCTCAGATGCTTGGCTTCAAGTTGCGCTTTTACACGTCGGATGCCAGAGACCCGGAAGATACCCTTCCCGCCAACCTATTGTACCTCACAGCACTCTTGATCAAAGTGGGTTTCATATCCTTGACAGATATCTGGAACTTTATATGGCCCCgcgacgaggagatggaggaaaCTAGAGCCGAAAAAatgaaggagctggaggagaaagaaagggcTAATCGCCCTGGCGCCGCCAAGAATGCTCTGATGATGGCTGGTGCTCTACCGGATGAGGGCCCCTCCGGCCAGCCCATCAACTCTTCCCGCCGCGATGCCGCTTCAAACAAGGCCGATACGGAAATGAAGGGTGCGGACTCTACGGAAGACAAGCCGAAGCTCCCCAAGCCTCAGGACCAAAAGCTTCATCTTCTCCATTGTCTTCTTATCATCGGTGCTCTTCCAGAGGCGCTTTTTATGATTGGACGACACGACTGGGTTCTTGAGGCCGATCCGGAAACCGTGACCTTGCTTCACCGAATCCTTAGACACTCTATCGATGTTGTCTACAACCAAAGCCGCCCGACGGCAGCGGCGTCAACCGACTGCCCCCCCAAAGCAATGCCTGACATGGATCAGAGTGGTGTGACCAAAGGCAGTATCAGGGTCAGCACGGCACCTCCTAAGCGTCCCTTGAAATGGCCTCACGTCGACAAGAATGATCACGACGGCTCCAACTACCGGTTCTATTGGGACGAGTGGGCTGATAACGTCCCTGTTTGTCAGACAGTCGACGACCTGTTTACCCTCTTCGATACCCTGATGAATGTGGTGGGCGTCAACATCGGCCTGGATGCTGATCTGATGGCCAAACTTAGCAGCATCGGCACTAAGAGTCTTGCAGATGATCAATCGCCAGAAAATGTCAGCCGGTGGCTTGATATTCTCAAACGTCTCTTGGTGCCAGCGCTGAGCCTGGGGGAAACCAACACTTCGGTGGCTGACAGTGTGTGGAACCTTCTCAAGCAATATCCCATCAGCATTCGGTACAACATCTATGCCGAGTGGTACCAAGGGTCTATTTCTCGACTAGAACCCATTCGAAAGGCTTTTGCAAAGACCAGATTGGAGACACTCAGCATTCTCAAGCGGTTGTCGCTCACCAACATTCCGGAAATGGCCAAGAGCCTGGCCAAGATTGCTTATCCATCCCCAGGAATCGTCTGCAAAGTCTCACTCTCCCAAATCGAATCCTACAGCAACTTCATCGAGGCTTTTGTCGAATGCACCAAGTACTTTACGGATCTTGGATATGACGTCTTGGTCTGGTCGGTTCTGAGCTCTCTCGGTGGCCAACAGAGAAGTCGTACTCAGGAGGACTCAGTTCTGCTCACGAGCAGATGGTTACAAGCGCTGTCCAAGTTTTCCGGCAGAGTCTTTCAGCGCTATGCCAATGTTGACTCGTCCCCAATCCTTCGATATGTTCacaaccaactcctccaagGAAACTCGACTGATCTCGTCATTTTGAAGGAGCTGGTTGTGTCAATGGGCGGTGTCGTGTCCGACCTTGACTTCACAGATGCCCAGTTGCACGCTATGACGGGTGGCGAGTTACTTCGGCGTGAGACTCTGATCAATCTCGGCGACAAGCGGGCGGCGTCTACTCGCAGCGCTGAGCGTCTCATGAGGGCGTTGACGAGCTCCAAGTTAGCAGGCCAActtctcatcaacatcgcTCAGTACCGGCAGAACGCCATCTATGCTGAGGAAGGCGGTGCACGTATCAAATACTTGGCCACAGTCGTTGACGACACCCATCAGATTCTCCTCCAGTATCTCGATCTACTGAAGAGCAACCTAGATGCCGTCACCTTCAACAATCTCGTTCCTGACATCCTCCAGCTCATGCGGGACTTTGGCTTGGAGGCCAACCTTGCCTTTTTGATTCGACGGTCCAGCATTCGCTGGGAAGTGAAGGGCACCGCCAACTCAACCGAGCTCGCCAAGGTCGCTGCGGacggggatggtgatgttgcaaTGGATGCGGCTGATGAGAACGGGGCCTCTGGCTCAGATGGCGCTGAGAATGGCTCGCCCAAACCCCCCGAGAACCGTGTGCCAGAGTCTTTAGCTGAGGCCCTCGCGCCACTCATCGAAGAGATACCCAGTGTGCTCCCACAACAAGATTGGCGATACATCAGCCCATCGTTCTACGTCTTCTTCTGGTCACTCCACCTAGGCAACCTACTCTTCCCCCAGGAAAGTTACCAAGTGGAGAATAGCAGACTCATCAAGCAGGCAGAAGAAGTCATGAGGGACAGAACGGACATGACTCGGCACGGGATGAACAAGAAGACCCAGAAACGGAACGAGATCTTGGATCGCCAAAAGCTTCTCTTGAAGGAGATGAACGAAGGCCTCACCCGTTTCTCCAAAGCTAGAGTCCACCTCGGCAGACAAGTCGACAGCTGGTTTCCagcacccatcaccaaggctGATGCAGCATCGGACGCGCTTCTCGAGGAGTGCATCTTACCCCGTTTGCACCTCTCACCGTTGGATGCCGAATTCTGCTTCAGACTGGTCAAGTTTTTGCACGAGTTCTCTACTTCAAACTTCAAGCTCATGTCACTCTACGATCGACTCTTCAACCACAACCGTCTCCgggccatcatcttcacctgCACCGTCCGCGAAGCTGAACATGTTGGCCGGTTCTTGAAGCTCATCCTTGGCGACTTGTCCAAGTGGCATGGTGATAAGAATGCTTACGAAAAGGAGGCCCTGGGCCTGAAGGAGGTTAGCAAAACTCGCCAGTACCTTGGTTTTGCAACCGCTTTCGACGCGGATGGAAAGCCAACCGAGTTTGTCGAGCATGATGCATTCAAAGATCTGCTGTTCAAATGGCACAAGGAACTGAACACCGCCTTGAGATCTTGCCTGAATGGCATGGAATGGATGCATATTCGAAATGCCATCACCGTTCTCAAGTCCGTCATTGATTACTTCCCCGCCATCAACTTCATGGCCGACAAATttcttgagcagctcaagaCCATCACTGAACGTGAAGCTGCTTCCAAGAATGCATCCGAATCCGAAATGGGCCACCGTGTCGATCTTTCTGTCACCGCGCAGACTGCCTACTCCGAACTACAGAAGAGAAAGTCGAAATGGATCCTTGTTCAGGCATTCAGGCCAGGCGCT AAGGGCGATTCGACACCAACGCCTGGGCTCCGTGGCTCCGCAACAGAATTCAAGCCAGCCGGCTCTCGCGCGCACCAAGCTGAAGTTGAAGACGGCGAAGTTACCAAGGACGGAGcaggcaagaagaagagtgattcaagggcaagggatGAAAAGCACATCCTGCCGaaacccccgcccccgcgGGAACCTCTGCGAGAGTCTAATGGACCTGGTCAGAGGGTGGGCCCAGCCAACGGCCCATCTGGAAAGCCGAACAGTTCTCGATCGAACCCAACCGGGCCAGCATCTTCTGGTGGCCGCCCTGAACGGCATGAGCGACATGAGCGTCCGGAGCGGCCGGAACCACCCAAGttctcaaccctcccaccAGTTGGTCATGGCCTACCAAACAAACCAGATCTTCCGGCTAGGCCCGAGCCTGCTTTCTCAAGAGGCGCCAACGATAGGTTTGGAGCGACGCGTCACGATAGGCGTGAGCCTCCAGCTCGCGACGCCCGTGATTTCAGCAGGGACAGTCGCGACTCTCGTGATTCTCGGGAGCTGAGAGAAGCCAGGGATTCACGGGACGCCCATCCAGcacacccaccccttccttctcACCCATCGCACGCACGTGATGCCCGTGATCCTCGCGATCCCCATGGTCCTCGTGAGGCTAGAGATTTCCGCGCTCCAGAAGTTCCACGCTCAGAGCGGCCTCGCGACTTTTCATCTGATCGACGAGCCACTGATGCTGGTCCGCGGGACCCTGCTCGCGCTTCAGAGAGGGACTGGTCAACCCGCAGTGAACTGCCCCCTCGATGGAATGAGCACGGTGCGCCCGCTGACAGAGACGCCCGTGGTCCTCGTGACCGGGCGCCACATGCTTCCGGTCGACATGATCCAAGAGGACCTAGAGAACCACCGGTGGGACAATCTCCTCAGACCAGTTCGGCATCGAATGCGTCCCAAGATCCGCCCACTCATCCAGATCGTGCTCGTGCTATTGCGGATGCCGATCGGCCCGACATCATCAATCCAGCTAGAGCCGCGCTCATCAACGACAGCAGAGATGCGCCTCCTCGTTCGGGTCATAGAGATCAGCTCCGCGATCGGCCTGGTCGGACTGAATCGCCGAGACGAACAGATCACTCCGCGGCGAATGCAGCACAGCCGGACAACTCGCGGGATGAGCGACATGGGCGTCACCGTCACTCGGATCATCATAATACGAGCCGGGAAGGTCGTCCAGACAGCTTACCATCGCATCCCCGTCAGGATCGCACTCAAGATCATGGCTCCTCACACTCCCGTCCGGATCGCAACACAGATCACACTCAGCCTCATGGACGCCAGGATCGCAACATTGAAAATGTCCCGTCCCAGCCTCGCCAGGATCGGAATATCGACAATGCGCCATCACAGCCCCGCTCGGACCGCAATGCTGAGCGCGATGACAGAACGGCGGGGTCTAGGGATGCTTCATTTGGTGGCCCGCCGCGCTCGGATCCGGACCATGGTAGATTGAACCAGCAGGATCCCAACTACGGCCGGCTCCAACCCATCCAGTCGGTGGTTGACATGCCTACCGGAGCTCCCCCGTCCGGACCCAGAGGTAGAGGTGGTAGAAACACAAACAGAATGGGTCCTGCCAACGGGGTGTCTATGCGTCCCGATACTAGGCCTTCTGTGCCAGAGTCAGTTCGCCCCGCGTCGCCTGAGCGTCAAGTGCCTACTGGGCCCGCGGCAggccggcagcggcagcaacagcgcgGTAACCAGTTTGAGAAAACCAACTCGCCCACTGTTCCTACAGCGCCTGCGGCAGGTGTTCATCCAGATAGAATGCGGCATATCAACAATCAGCAAGCGCCCAGcgcaccctccccgcctcctgGACCACCCACTGGCCCGTCTGGTATCCACCCAGATCGTCTGAACCAGATCTCGGGTACTCCTTCCGGCACCGCATCTCACTCAAGGCCACCGATCAACACACCTGATCGGCCATCCATGTCGGCACCGAACACGGGGTCAAGGCaggcacctccacccctgAACACGGACTTTGCCACGCCTACCGGCCCAGCAGCGTCTAACGACCGCATGAGGTCCGGTGGGAGACAGCTTAGGAACATCCAAAACATGATTGACAAGACGTCTATGGAGAACAACCGCGGTCCTGGACTGCGGATGAGTCGCTCTCGTCCTAACTTGGCGGGTTCAGACGCGCAGATTCTCGCTGGTTCTTCTCCTGTCACGACTCCTGTTCAGGAACGCCCCGAGCCATTCCCGCGGGATTCTGGACGCCGTGATGTGAATGTCGACCGTGCTCCAGCTGCACCTGTTCCTATTCAGGTGGTAGGAGACAGCCGGTCGAATGGAGACGACTATGGATCAAGCCGTAACGAGCACGACAGGAGTCGCCGGGAACATAGGAGTGATCGCAGCAACCGGCCATCTAGGACTAGCAGTCGAGAGCGCAATTCCGACCGTGACCGCGACGCCAAGGAGCCACGGGACTACAACCACAGGCGATCAGGCGTTTCTTCATCCGGCGTCCCGAGTGCTGGCCGTGATGACAGGGATCCGAATGCTCCCCGCCGCTCCGGCCGTGAATCTCTTccgggtggtgggggaagggaCATGCCGCCAGCTGGACCGCGCGAGCCTACTCATCGTGGCAGCAATCGCAGTGATGGCAATGCTGGTCCACGGAGCGATGCGGTACAGCCTGGAAGGAATGATgggcatggtggtggtggtcaggaCTACGGCTCCGGTCGGACAGGCCCTCCACGCGGAGGCATGCCGCAGCCCAGGGACTCAAGAGGGCCTCCCAGGCAGCCCAGCGACCAGCATGGTGATGGACGGAATGGGGGGAATGATAGGAAGCGGAGGAGCGAAGGGTTGGACTCTGGGAATCATCAGGACAAGCGGCCACGTCGGAGTTAG